A genomic segment from Bradyrhizobium sp. CB1015 encodes:
- a CDS encoding 3-carboxyethylcatechol 2,3-dioxygenase — translation MSVAIVCASHTPLMYKGPASNETEQRVRAAFGRLGNFAKEFAPDYIVQFAPDHFNGFFYDLMPSFCVGAGAVSLGDWGGGTGPLDVPEKTALELIDHLRAEDFDVAVSYRMPVDHGFVQLWEAMLGNFKSIPILPIFVNAAAPPVPTYRRARQLGESVGRFAMRSGKRVLFAASGGLSHDPPLPSIKDAPPEIRERLINGRNPTAEAKEAREKRVLEAGVLAEAGKGPCQPLNPEWDAEFMDILRSGQIWRADALDTGKVREVAGRGANEVLAWVAAFGAFSTGGHFKMEQEFYEAIPGWIAGMAMMAARQADGAH, via the coding sequence ATGTCAGTCGCCATCGTCTGCGCTTCCCATACTCCCTTGATGTACAAGGGACCTGCCAGCAATGAGACCGAGCAACGCGTCAGAGCCGCGTTCGGACGTCTCGGAAACTTCGCGAAGGAGTTCGCGCCGGACTACATCGTCCAGTTCGCGCCAGATCACTTCAACGGCTTCTTTTATGACCTGATGCCCTCGTTCTGCGTCGGAGCCGGAGCCGTCTCGCTAGGCGACTGGGGAGGCGGAACGGGCCCGCTGGACGTTCCGGAGAAGACGGCGCTCGAACTCATCGACCATTTGCGGGCCGAGGATTTCGACGTCGCGGTTTCCTACCGCATGCCGGTCGATCACGGCTTTGTCCAATTGTGGGAAGCGATGCTCGGGAACTTCAAGTCCATCCCGATCTTGCCGATCTTCGTGAACGCCGCCGCGCCGCCGGTGCCGACCTATCGCCGGGCCCGCCAACTCGGTGAATCCGTTGGTCGCTTCGCGATGCGGTCCGGCAAGCGTGTGCTGTTTGCCGCGTCCGGTGGACTGTCGCACGATCCGCCGCTCCCGTCGATCAAGGATGCACCGCCCGAAATCCGCGAGCGGCTGATCAACGGCCGGAATCCGACAGCCGAGGCCAAGGAAGCCCGCGAGAAGCGCGTGCTCGAGGCAGGTGTTCTCGCCGAGGCGGGCAAGGGGCCGTGCCAACCGCTCAATCCCGAGTGGGACGCGGAGTTCATGGACATCCTTCGCAGCGGCCAGATCTGGCGCGCGGACGCTCTCGACACCGGCAAGGTCAGAGAAGTCGCGGGGCGCGGCGCCAACGAGGTGCTCGCATGGGTCGCCGCCTTCGGGGCCTTTTCCACGGGCGGCCACTTCAAGATGGAGCAGGAATTCTACGAAGCGATTCCGGGGTGGATCGCCGGTATGGCGATGATGGCGGCGAGGCAGGCCGACGGCGCACATTGA
- a CDS encoding maleylacetate reductase — protein sequence MSIALADARGASVATAGDAGKGAFAYCSQQYRVLFGTGTSARLGEEAARLGIKRAFVLTTSEQHDLGQRLGAGLGDRLAGLFTGARMHTPVEVTNEALRIVESRDVDGLVAIGGGSTVGLGKALSLRTGLPHIAMPTTYAGSEMTPILGETSNGIKTTQQSQDLVPDTVIYDVDLTISLPPHISAASGLNAIAHAVEALYAPDANPLTSLMAEDGIAALARALPRIMVAPADPGARRDALYGAWLCGVCLGAVRMSLHHKLCHVLGGMFNLTHAETHAIVLPHAAAYNAAAAPEAMTRVARALHSANAPQGLFDLARQLALPRALADIGMPEDGIARAAEMAVRNPYANPRPIDRAPIEQLIAAAWRGDAPAQG from the coding sequence ATGAGCATCGCGTTGGCCGATGCGAGAGGCGCGTCCGTTGCGACGGCCGGTGATGCCGGCAAGGGCGCGTTTGCCTATTGCTCGCAGCAATATCGCGTCCTGTTCGGTACCGGCACCTCGGCGCGACTCGGCGAGGAGGCAGCGCGCCTCGGCATCAAGCGGGCATTTGTGCTGACCACAAGCGAGCAGCACGACCTCGGGCAACGGCTCGGCGCAGGCCTCGGTGACAGGCTCGCCGGACTGTTTACCGGCGCACGCATGCATACGCCGGTTGAAGTCACCAACGAAGCGCTTCGGATTGTGGAGTCCCGCGACGTCGACGGGCTGGTCGCGATCGGCGGCGGCTCTACGGTTGGGCTCGGCAAGGCGCTCTCGCTGCGCACGGGGTTGCCGCATATCGCGATGCCGACCACCTATGCGGGCTCCGAGATGACGCCGATTCTTGGCGAGACCAGCAACGGTATCAAGACCACGCAGCAATCGCAGGATCTGGTGCCTGACACCGTCATCTACGATGTTGATCTCACCATCAGCCTGCCGCCGCACATCTCCGCCGCCAGCGGCCTGAACGCGATCGCCCACGCCGTCGAGGCGCTTTACGCGCCCGACGCCAATCCGCTGACCTCGCTGATGGCGGAGGATGGCATCGCCGCGCTTGCCCGCGCGCTGCCGCGCATCATGGTGGCGCCCGCCGATCCCGGCGCCCGTCGCGATGCGCTCTATGGCGCCTGGCTGTGCGGCGTCTGCCTCGGCGCGGTCCGCATGTCGCTGCACCACAAGCTCTGCCACGTGCTGGGCGGCATGTTCAACCTGACGCATGCCGAAACTCACGCGATCGTGCTGCCGCACGCCGCCGCCTACAACGCCGCCGCCGCGCCTGAGGCCATGACTCGCGTCGCGCGGGCGCTGCACAGCGCCAATGCTCCGCAGGGCCTGTTTGACCTTGCCCGACAGCTCGCGCTGCCGCGCGCGCTCGCCGACATCGGAATGCCCGAGGACGGCATCGCACGCGCCGCGGAGATGGCGGTGCGCAACCCATATGCCAACCCCAGACCCATTGATCGCGCCCCGATCGAGCAATTGATCGCGGCAGCTTGGCGCGGCGATGCGCCCGCGCAGGGCTGA
- a CDS encoding ABC transporter ATP-binding protein: MLELHTISKRFGAIVVADAIDLTLSSGEALGVIGPNGAGKSTLFNLITGLLRPDAGRIVLDGADVTGLSPEARCRAGIGRSFQIPQPFDHLSVFENLAVAALFGGGLSEADAIQHCGRMLDLTGLEAKANRLAGSLPLLDRKRLELARALATRPRTLLLDEIAGGLTDAECHELVETIRTIHAEGVGIIWIEHVVHALLAVVQRLVVLNFGKVVAQGAPVEVMRSREVETIYMGVPA, from the coding sequence ATGCTCGAACTCCATACCATCTCGAAACGGTTCGGCGCCATCGTCGTTGCCGACGCGATCGACCTGACGCTGTCCTCGGGCGAGGCGCTGGGCGTGATCGGACCGAACGGCGCCGGCAAATCGACCCTGTTCAACCTGATCACCGGGCTGCTGCGGCCTGATGCCGGCCGCATCGTTCTCGATGGCGCCGACGTCACGGGTCTCTCGCCCGAGGCACGCTGTCGCGCCGGCATCGGGCGCTCGTTCCAGATCCCGCAGCCGTTCGACCATCTCTCGGTGTTCGAGAACCTTGCGGTCGCCGCGCTGTTCGGCGGCGGCCTGTCGGAGGCGGATGCGATCCAGCATTGCGGCCGCATGCTCGATCTGACCGGCCTCGAAGCCAAGGCCAATCGGCTCGCGGGCAGCCTGCCGCTGCTCGATCGCAAGCGGCTCGAACTGGCGCGGGCGCTCGCCACCCGGCCGCGCACGCTGTTGCTCGATGAGATCGCGGGCGGCCTCACCGATGCGGAATGCCACGAACTGGTCGAGACGATCCGCACCATCCATGCCGAAGGCGTCGGCATCATCTGGATCGAGCACGTGGTGCATGCGCTGCTCGCGGTGGTGCAGCGGCTGGTCGTCTTGAACTTTGGCAAGGTCGTCGCCCAGGGCGCGCCGGTCGAGGTGATGCGCTCGCGCGAGGTCGAGACCATCTATATGGGCGTGCCGGCATGA
- a CDS encoding FAD-dependent monooxygenase — MTSKPIETDVLVVGSGPAGATAAALLGTYGVKHILVTKYGWLADTPRAHITNQRAMEVLRDLGLEDKAVAQAVPQHLMANNVFCESLAGEEFGRLYSWGNHPSRKADYDLASPTRICDLPQNLLEPILIEAAGQRGTSLCFNTEFLDLVQDADGVTATVKDRLSGETYQIRAKYLIGADGGRSRVAEVIGLPMEGQMGRAGSMNIIVQADLSKYVAHRPSVLYWVLQPGAQIGGIGAGLIRMVRPWNEWLIIWGYDIEQGERKLSNDEAISIVRNLVGDETLEVKVRSTSTWTVNEMYAGHYASGRVFCAGDAVHRHPPSNGLGSNTSIQDSFNLCWKLKLVLEGHAAPSLLETYSAERQPVGKQIVTRANKSIGEFPPIFEAVGLVASTDPIEARKAIAARKAPTAEGKARRKKLNEAIAIKSYEFNCHGVEMNQRYGSSAVVSDGTPMPAFSRDHELYYQATTWPGAHLPHVWVEHQGQRKSTLDLVGKGRFTLLTGIGGDGWKAATAAIEKAYGLPVDVVTIGPQGCDALDIYADWYRQSEVDEDGCVLVRPDMYVAWRAREAAVNAPDVLLDVFGQILGRAKEQAKSVAAA, encoded by the coding sequence ATGACCAGCAAACCGATCGAGACCGACGTGCTTGTCGTCGGCAGCGGCCCGGCCGGCGCGACGGCTGCGGCGCTGCTCGGCACGTACGGCGTCAAGCACATCTTGGTGACGAAATATGGCTGGCTGGCTGACACGCCGCGCGCCCACATCACCAACCAGCGTGCGATGGAGGTGCTGCGCGATCTCGGCCTCGAGGACAAGGCGGTGGCGCAGGCGGTACCGCAGCACCTGATGGCCAACAACGTGTTCTGCGAAAGCCTGGCCGGCGAGGAGTTCGGCCGACTCTATTCCTGGGGCAATCATCCCTCGCGCAAGGCGGACTACGATCTCGCCAGCCCGACCCGGATCTGCGACCTGCCGCAGAATTTGCTCGAGCCGATCCTGATCGAGGCCGCCGGCCAGCGCGGCACTTCGCTGTGCTTCAACACCGAGTTCCTCGACCTGGTGCAGGATGCCGACGGCGTCACGGCAACGGTGAAGGATCGGCTGTCCGGCGAGACCTACCAGATCCGCGCAAAGTATCTGATCGGCGCCGATGGCGGCCGCAGCCGGGTTGCCGAGGTGATCGGGCTGCCGATGGAGGGTCAGATGGGCCGCGCCGGCAGCATGAACATCATCGTGCAGGCGGACTTGAGCAAATACGTCGCGCACAGGCCGAGTGTACTCTATTGGGTGCTGCAGCCTGGCGCGCAGATCGGCGGCATCGGCGCCGGCCTGATCCGCATGGTGCGGCCCTGGAACGAATGGCTGATCATCTGGGGCTACGACATCGAGCAGGGCGAGCGCAAGCTCAGCAATGACGAAGCGATCTCGATCGTGCGCAATCTCGTCGGCGACGAGACGCTGGAGGTCAAGGTTCGCTCGACCTCGACCTGGACCGTGAACGAGATGTATGCCGGCCACTACGCGTCTGGCCGCGTGTTCTGCGCCGGCGATGCCGTGCACCGCCATCCGCCGAGCAACGGCCTCGGCTCCAACACCTCGATCCAGGACTCTTTTAATTTGTGCTGGAAGCTGAAGCTGGTGCTCGAGGGCCATGCGGCGCCGTCGCTGCTCGAGACCTATTCGGCCGAGCGCCAGCCGGTCGGCAAGCAGATCGTGACCCGCGCCAACAAGAGCATCGGTGAGTTCCCGCCGATCTTCGAGGCGGTGGGACTTGTCGCCTCGACCGACCCGATTGAGGCGCGCAAGGCGATCGCCGCGCGTAAGGCGCCGACCGCCGAGGGCAAGGCGCGCCGCAAGAAGCTCAATGAGGCCATCGCCATCAAGAGCTACGAGTTCAACTGCCACGGCGTCGAGATGAACCAGCGCTATGGCTCGAGCGCCGTGGTGTCCGACGGCACGCCGATGCCGGCCTTCAGCCGCGATCACGAACTTTATTATCAGGCCACCACCTGGCCCGGCGCGCACTTGCCTCATGTCTGGGTCGAGCATCAGGGCCAGCGCAAATCGACGCTCGATCTTGTCGGCAAGGGCCGTTTCACGCTGCTCACCGGGATCGGGGGCGATGGCTGGAAGGCGGCGACTGCCGCAATCGAGAAGGCCTACGGCCTGCCGGTGGATGTCGTCACCATCGGCCCGCAAGGCTGCGATGCGCTCGACATCTATGCTGACTGGTATCGCCAGAGCGAAGTCGACGAGGACGGCTGCGTGCTGGTGCGTCCCGACATGTATGTCGCCTGGCGCGCCAGGGAGGCGGCCGTGAATGCCCCCGACGTGCTGCTCGACGTGTTCGGCCAGATCCTCGGCCGTGCTAAGGAGCAGGCGAAGTCCGTCGCCGCCGCGTGA
- a CDS encoding intradiol ring-cleavage dioxygenase, which yields MANFNEHNLTGEVVRSFANTPNKRLKFLIEETVKSLHDLVRRTELTFEEWNQAIEFLTRTGQTCTPLRQEFILLSDVLGVSMLVDAVNHREREGATETTVLGPFYVGEHRVTPHGGNISEGIDGEVMFVQSRVTDLAGKPLAGAEIDVWHADDDGFYDSQKADYATHGPSLRARFVTDADGRFSFRTILPCSYPIPTDGPFGDLITATQRHPMRPAHVHFLVKAEGYEPLITHVFLDGDQYLRSDVVFGVKDELIARVEPRNEAALPNGERVSGPWHLMTYDFQMKPGAGLVPRPMMAAE from the coding sequence ATGGCCAATTTCAACGAGCATAACCTCACTGGCGAGGTAGTTCGCAGCTTCGCCAACACGCCGAACAAGCGGCTGAAATTCCTCATCGAGGAGACGGTGAAATCGCTACACGATCTGGTGCGCCGCACCGAACTCACCTTCGAGGAGTGGAATCAGGCGATCGAGTTCCTGACCCGCACCGGCCAGACCTGCACGCCGCTGCGCCAGGAGTTCATCCTGCTCTCCGACGTGCTCGGCGTCTCCATGCTGGTCGACGCCGTCAATCACCGCGAGCGCGAGGGCGCGACCGAGACCACGGTGCTCGGCCCGTTCTATGTCGGCGAGCACCGCGTTACGCCGCACGGTGGCAATATCTCCGAGGGCATCGACGGTGAAGTGATGTTCGTGCAGAGCCGCGTCACCGACCTCGCCGGCAAACCGCTCGCCGGTGCCGAGATCGACGTCTGGCATGCCGACGACGACGGCTTCTACGATTCGCAGAAGGCCGATTACGCAACCCACGGTCCGTCGCTGCGCGCGCGCTTCGTCACCGATGCCGACGGCCGCTTCTCGTTCCGCACGATCTTGCCGTGCAGCTATCCGATCCCGACCGACGGCCCGTTCGGCGATCTCATCACCGCCACGCAGCGTCATCCGATGCGCCCCGCGCATGTGCACTTCCTGGTCAAGGCCGAAGGCTACGAGCCGCTGATCACCCACGTCTTCCTCGATGGCGACCAATATCTGCGCAGCGACGTGGTGTTCGGCGTCAAGGATGAGCTCATCGCGCGCGTCGAGCCGCGCAACGAAGCAGCGCTGCCGAACGGCGAGCGGGTTTCCGGCCCGTGGCACCTGATGACCTACGACTTCCAGATGAAGCCCGGCGCAGGGCTGGTGCCCCGGCCGATGATGGCGGCGGAATGA
- a CDS encoding 2-keto-4-pentenoate hydratase has translation MNQQAKHSELAAQIRAAYAGTPIAPIRPQLADLDVDGAYAIQQENTACWEKEGRRVVGSKIGLTSRAVQKQLGVDRPDFGVLFADMIVSEDEPVASGRVLQPKIEAEVAFLLDRDVEVEVPTVADVLRAVAYAMPALEIVGSRITNWDIGIVDTVADNASSGLFVLGGPVRRLDGLDLRALQMQMTRKDEVVSKGTGAACLGNPLNAMAWLAGELARRKRPLRAGDVVLSGALGPMVPVNPGDAFEANIAGLGTVSARFA, from the coding sequence ATGAACCAGCAAGCCAAGCACAGCGAACTCGCCGCTCAGATCCGCGCCGCTTATGCGGGCACCCCAATCGCGCCCATCAGGCCGCAGCTGGCGGACCTCGACGTCGATGGGGCCTACGCCATCCAGCAGGAGAACACCGCATGTTGGGAGAAGGAAGGCCGCCGCGTGGTCGGAAGCAAGATCGGGCTGACATCGCGCGCGGTGCAGAAGCAACTCGGCGTGGACAGGCCGGATTTCGGAGTTCTCTTCGCCGATATGATCGTGAGCGAGGACGAGCCTGTCGCTTCGGGGCGTGTGCTTCAGCCGAAGATCGAGGCGGAGGTGGCTTTCCTGCTTGATCGGGACGTCGAGGTCGAGGTGCCCACGGTGGCCGACGTTCTCAGGGCCGTGGCCTACGCGATGCCGGCCCTCGAGATCGTCGGCAGCCGCATCACCAATTGGGATATCGGAATCGTCGATACCGTCGCGGACAACGCGTCGTCGGGTCTCTTCGTCCTCGGAGGGCCCGTGCGCCGGCTGGATGGCTTGGATCTCCGTGCTCTCCAGATGCAGATGACGAGGAAGGACGAGGTCGTCTCGAAAGGGACCGGCGCGGCCTGTCTCGGCAATCCGCTCAACGCGATGGCCTGGCTCGCCGGCGAGCTGGCCCGTCGCAAGCGGCCGCTCCGCGCCGGCGACGTCGTGCTCTCCGGAGCGCTGGGTCCGATGGTTCCCGTGAACCCGGGCGATGCTTTTGAGGCCAATATCGCCGGTCTTGGCACTGTCTCGGCTCGGTTCGCCTAA
- a CDS encoding alpha/beta fold hydrolase → MSDTRPENFSSVWADLRGVSFKQHFIDAGGIRTRCIESGDPSKPLVLALHGVGGHAEAYSRNFGPHADHFWFVAIDMLGHGWTDKPAIDYQVKDYADHVLAVLNTLGRDKAMISGESLGGWVATYLAVHRPAAVEKLVLNTAGGWTAHPQVMERLKKLSNEAASDPSWERIKTRLEFLMCDKSMVSDDLIETRRAIYAQPGFADTMKQIMCLQEMEIRRPNMITAGQYRSIKAPTMVVWTSHDPTATPEEGKQIADMIPGSKFVVMNRCGHWPQFEDAEQFNRLHIEFLRTGK, encoded by the coding sequence ATGAGCGACACAAGACCAGAGAACTTTTCCAGCGTCTGGGCAGATCTGAGGGGTGTTTCCTTCAAACAGCACTTCATCGACGCCGGCGGAATTCGGACCCGCTGCATCGAGTCGGGCGACCCATCCAAGCCGCTCGTCTTGGCGCTGCACGGCGTTGGCGGCCATGCGGAGGCGTACTCGCGAAACTTCGGCCCGCACGCCGATCACTTCTGGTTCGTGGCCATCGACATGTTGGGCCACGGTTGGACCGACAAGCCGGCCATCGACTACCAGGTCAAGGACTACGCTGACCATGTGCTCGCCGTCCTCAACACGCTCGGCAGGGACAAGGCGATGATCAGCGGTGAATCCTTGGGCGGTTGGGTCGCGACTTATCTCGCCGTGCATCGTCCCGCGGCGGTCGAGAAGCTTGTCCTCAACACCGCCGGCGGCTGGACAGCGCACCCCCAGGTGATGGAGCGGCTGAAGAAGCTGTCAAACGAGGCCGCGTCCGATCCCTCTTGGGAGCGGATCAAGACGCGCCTCGAATTCCTCATGTGCGACAAGAGCATGGTCTCGGACGATCTGATCGAGACCCGCCGCGCCATCTACGCTCAGCCGGGATTTGCCGACACGATGAAGCAGATCATGTGCCTGCAGGAGATGGAAATCCGTCGGCCCAACATGATCACCGCCGGCCAATATCGCTCGATCAAGGCGCCGACCATGGTCGTGTGGACCTCGCACGATCCGACTGCGACGCCCGAGGAGGGGAAGCAGATCGCGGACATGATCCCGGGCTCGAAATTCGTGGTCATGAACCGCTGCGGCCACTGGCCCCAATTCGAGGACGCCGAGCAGTTCAATCGGCTCCACATCGAATTCCTGCGGACCGGCAAATAA
- a CDS encoding ABC transporter substrate-binding protein, producing the protein MTNDLLNIKSFDRRRVLQGIAGGLTAAGSTTLFAPAARAASKPIKIGYVSPKSGPLAAFAEADDFVLGEFRKFIKDGVKIGSQTYSVEVVTKDSQSNPNRAAEVAKELITRDNVGLIVVGATPETNNPVATQCELEQVPCISSVAPWQTNFIGRQANPGDPKSWKPFEYTFHYFWGLEDVIGVFTSMWSQVATNKSVGALFPNDADGNAWGDTTIGFPPVLAKQGFKLTDPGRFQNLTDDFSSQIAAFRGADAEIVTGVIIPPDFTTFWNQARQKGLKPKVVSVAKALLFPASVQALGKGGNNISTEVWWTPTYPYKSSLSGVSAADLAKGYEQASGKQWTQPIGFVHSLFEVAIDAIKRSGDPADGAALAKAIGATKLDTIVGQVAFGSSAVPPFAAKNIAKTPLVGGQWRLSGDKYNMVITDNKLAPQIPLGGDMQALS; encoded by the coding sequence ATGACCAACGACCTATTGAACATAAAGTCTTTCGATCGCCGCCGTGTGCTGCAGGGCATCGCCGGTGGGCTCACAGCCGCGGGCTCGACGACTTTGTTCGCGCCGGCGGCGCGGGCGGCGAGCAAGCCGATCAAGATCGGCTATGTCTCGCCGAAGAGCGGTCCGCTGGCGGCCTTTGCCGAAGCTGACGATTTCGTGCTCGGCGAGTTCAGGAAGTTCATCAAGGATGGCGTCAAGATCGGATCACAGACCTACTCGGTCGAGGTGGTGACAAAAGACAGTCAGTCGAATCCAAACCGCGCCGCCGAGGTCGCCAAGGAGCTGATTACCCGTGACAATGTCGGGCTGATCGTGGTCGGCGCCACGCCCGAAACCAACAATCCGGTGGCGACGCAGTGCGAGCTCGAGCAGGTGCCGTGCATCTCGAGCGTGGCGCCGTGGCAGACCAACTTCATCGGCCGGCAGGCCAATCCGGGCGATCCCAAGAGCTGGAAGCCGTTCGAATACACCTTCCATTATTTCTGGGGCCTGGAGGACGTGATCGGCGTCTTCACCAGCATGTGGAGCCAGGTCGCGACCAACAAGTCGGTCGGTGCGCTGTTCCCCAACGATGCCGACGGCAACGCCTGGGGCGACACCACCATCGGCTTCCCGCCCGTCTTGGCCAAGCAGGGTTTCAAGCTCACCGATCCCGGCCGCTTCCAGAACCTCACCGACGATTTCAGCTCGCAGATCGCAGCGTTTCGTGGTGCCGATGCCGAGATCGTCACCGGCGTGATCATCCCGCCCGACTTCACCACGTTCTGGAACCAGGCGCGGCAGAAGGGGCTGAAGCCGAAGGTCGTATCGGTCGCCAAGGCGCTGCTGTTCCCGGCGTCGGTGCAGGCGCTCGGCAAGGGCGGCAACAACATCTCGACCGAGGTGTGGTGGACGCCGACGTATCCCTACAAATCGAGCCTCAGCGGCGTCAGCGCCGCCGATCTGGCCAAGGGCTACGAGCAGGCCTCCGGCAAGCAATGGACCCAGCCGATCGGCTTCGTGCATTCGCTGTTCGAGGTCGCGATCGACGCCATCAAGCGCTCCGGCGACCCAGCGGATGGCGCGGCGCTCGCCAAAGCGATCGGCGCCACCAAGCTCGACACCATCGTGGGCCAGGTCGCCTTCGGCTCCAGCGCGGTGCCGCCGTTTGCAGCGAAGAACATCGCAAAGACGCCGCTGGTCGGCGGCCAGTGGCGGCTCAGCGGCGACAAGTACAACATGGTGATCACGGACAACAAGCTGGCGCCGCAGATTCCGCTTGGCGGCGACATGCAGGCGCTGAGCTAG
- a CDS encoding FAD-dependent monooxygenase produces the protein MAYETDVLIIGAGPTGSTTALALANCGVRSHIVSRGNWMADSPRAHITNQRANEVFRDLGIAEDVARYASPWELMGDTTFTTSLAGSELIRMRTWGTGDDRRGDYLRASPCGMVDIIQPLLEPILFQKAAEKGATFAFNTEYVRHEQDADGVTATLRDRLDGREYTVRARYMVGADGARSMVVDHLGLPIEGQMARAGTVYTVFNCDLTKYSKHRPSILNWIVTPDASFGEIGMGLLRAVHPWTQWIAGWGFDISKGEPDLSPEAIIPKIKVLIGDPSVDIDIVRTSIWYVNQAYVTQYSKGRVHCGGDAVHRHPPSSGLGNNTCVQDAHNLGWKLAYSVKGWAGPKLLESYSQERAPVGKQIVLRANQSRLDYAPLNACFRVQGAENPVAAGIARFRDPGPEGVAARKAAQAALDLKQTEFNAQGTEMNQRYESSAVIPDVDAKPEEWRRDRGLYNQPTSRPGAKIPHAWLVDREGLRVSTLDVTGKGLFTVVTGLAGGAWKQAALRLDLPFLRVVVTGSPETQDLYCEWQRIREIEEAGALLVRPDGVVAWRDAMGTSDASAAFDRLSAAIRTVLDLADLSAIPREKPSSPSKPSSTPLFA, from the coding sequence ATGGCATACGAAACGGACGTGCTCATCATCGGCGCCGGCCCCACGGGTTCGACGACCGCCCTGGCGCTCGCCAATTGCGGCGTTCGCAGTCACATCGTATCGCGCGGCAACTGGATGGCCGACAGCCCGCGTGCCCACATCACGAACCAGCGCGCCAACGAGGTCTTCCGCGATCTCGGAATCGCGGAGGACGTGGCCCGGTACGCGAGCCCCTGGGAGCTCATGGGCGACACGACCTTCACGACCAGCCTGGCGGGCTCCGAGCTGATCCGGATGCGGACGTGGGGAACCGGCGACGATCGCCGCGGCGATTATCTGCGCGCAAGCCCCTGCGGTATGGTCGACATCATCCAGCCATTGCTCGAGCCAATTCTGTTCCAGAAGGCGGCCGAGAAGGGCGCGACCTTCGCGTTCAACACCGAGTACGTCCGGCATGAGCAGGATGCGGACGGGGTGACGGCCACGCTGCGCGATCGCCTCGACGGGCGAGAGTACACCGTCCGCGCGCGTTATATGGTCGGCGCTGACGGCGCGCGCTCGATGGTGGTGGACCATCTGGGCTTGCCGATCGAAGGACAGATGGCGCGCGCAGGCACCGTCTACACCGTTTTCAACTGTGACCTGACCAAATACAGCAAACATCGGCCGAGCATCCTGAACTGGATCGTGACGCCGGACGCGAGCTTCGGCGAAATCGGCATGGGCCTGCTGCGGGCCGTGCATCCCTGGACGCAGTGGATCGCCGGTTGGGGTTTCGACATCAGCAAGGGCGAGCCGGACTTATCTCCCGAAGCGATCATTCCGAAGATAAAGGTTCTGATCGGCGACCCGTCCGTCGACATCGACATCGTGCGCACATCGATCTGGTACGTGAACCAGGCCTACGTGACCCAGTATTCGAAGGGCAGGGTGCACTGCGGCGGCGATGCGGTCCACCGGCACCCGCCGTCGAGCGGATTGGGCAACAACACCTGCGTCCAAGACGCCCATAACCTCGGTTGGAAGCTCGCCTACTCGGTGAAGGGCTGGGCCGGTCCGAAGCTGCTGGAAAGCTATTCGCAAGAGCGGGCGCCGGTCGGAAAGCAGATCGTGCTGCGGGCGAACCAGTCCCGGCTCGACTACGCCCCGCTGAACGCATGCTTCAGGGTGCAGGGCGCGGAAAACCCGGTCGCTGCAGGCATCGCGCGCTTCCGCGATCCGGGGCCGGAAGGCGTGGCCGCCCGGAAGGCGGCCCAAGCAGCGCTGGACCTCAAGCAGACGGAGTTCAATGCCCAGGGCACCGAGATGAACCAGCGGTACGAATCCTCGGCCGTGATTCCCGACGTCGATGCCAAGCCGGAGGAGTGGCGGCGAGATCGCGGCCTCTACAATCAACCGACGTCGCGCCCTGGTGCGAAGATCCCGCATGCGTGGCTCGTCGATCGTGAGGGCTTGCGCGTGTCGACGCTCGACGTGACCGGAAAGGGCCTCTTCACCGTCGTGACCGGCCTCGCCGGCGGGGCATGGAAGCAAGCGGCGCTGCGCCTCGATCTGCCATTCCTTCGGGTCGTGGTGACGGGCTCGCCGGAGACGCAGGACCTCTATTGCGAGTGGCAGCGCATTCGCGAGATCGAGGAAGCCGGAGCTCTGCTGGTCCGCCCGGATGGCGTGGTCGCCTGGCGCGACGCGATGGGAACGTCCGACGCGAGCGCGGCCTTCGATCGGCTGAGCGCTGCCATCCGGACGGTTCTCGATCTCGCGGACCTCTCGGCCATCCCGCGCGAGAAACCGTCCTCCCCGTCGAAGCCCAGCAGCACGCCGCTTTTCGCCTGA